The Coffea arabica cultivar ET-39 chromosome 3c, Coffea Arabica ET-39 HiFi, whole genome shotgun sequence genome contains a region encoding:
- the LOC113734421 gene encoding uncharacterized protein isoform X1, with the protein MNRAIVRRITPSIRTWRSTLKTFCSDTSEKLHGSHGDKAVTVKSSSLDSTDNVPQYDVAIVGGGMVGMALACSLASMPLTKHLNVAIIDSNPALLARDSIKKEDAPDPRVSTVTPATISFFKGMGAWQYVQLHRHAFFDRMQVWDYTGLAYTRYSARDVGKAVLGCVVENKVLQRSLLSCMEDSDVKKKIYPSRLNSMTLHKSSLISGTDSISSKPSGSLAKLNLSNGDCLYAKLVVGADGSKSHVRNLAGISTTGWKYPQNAIICTVEHTEDSRCAWQRFLRTGPIALLPMGDNYSNIVWTMDPQQAADRRSMNETDFLKAVNDALDDGHGPHPQSERMGGGGILAWLRSDETSSASEPFEVPPRITKLASDRMVFPLSLMHANNYVSKRVVLIGDAAHTVHPLAGQGVNLGFGDANSLSKVIAEGVAVGSDIGEMTLLKRYESERKAANIAMMAILDGFQKAYSIDFGPLNVLRAAAFHGVNYISPLKKNIISYASGEQRLPIFT; encoded by the exons ATGAACAG GGCAATTGTTAGGAGAATTACGCCTAGTATCCGTACATGGAGATCCACCCTGAAAACTTTCTGTAGTGATACAAGTGAAAAGTTACATGGTTCACACGGTGACAAAGCAGTTACAGTAAAGTCTTCATCCTTG GACTCAACCGACAATGTTCCTCAATATGATGTTGCTATTGTTGGGGGTGGCATGGTTGGCATGGCTCTTGCTTGCTCCTTGG CTAGCATGCCATTgacaaaacatctgaatgttgCCATAATTGATAGCAATCCTGCACTTCTGGCCAGAGATAGCATCAAAAAAGAGGACGCTCCAGATCCAAGGGTCAGTACAGTGACGCCTGCAACTATATCTTTCTTCAAAG GTATGGGTGCATGGCAGTATGTTCAACTGCATCGGCATGCCTTTTTTGATAGGATGCAG GTTTGGGATTATACTGGTCTTGCATATACAAGGTACAGTGCGCGAGATGTTGGTAAAGCTGTCCTCGG GTGTGTCGTGGAGAACAAAGTGCTTCAAAGATCTTTGTTATCATGCATGGAG GACTCAGATGTCAAGAAGAAAATATATCCTTCTAGATTGAATTCAATGACACTACATAAAAGCTCCTTGATATCGGGAACAGACAGCATATCATCAAAACCTTCTGGAAGTTTAGCTAAGCTGAACCTGAGCAATGGTGATTGTTTGTATGCAAAGTTGGTG GTGGGAGCTGATGGATCAAAATCACATGTCAGGAATTTGGCAGGAATTAGTACAACGGGGTGGAAATACCCCCAAAATGCAATTATCTGTACTGTAGAGCATACAGAAGATAGCAGGTGTGCTTGGCAGAGGTTTCTGCGTACTGGGCCCATTGCCCTTCTGCCGATGGGTGATAATTACAGCAACATTGTTTGGACAATGGACCCCCAACAAGCTGCGGATCGCAGATCAATGAATGAGACTGATTTTTTAAAAGCAGTTAATGATGCTTTGGATGATGGACATGGTCCGCATCCTCAATCTGAACGAATGGGAGGTGGAGGAATATTGGCTTGGCTAAGATCCGACGAGACATCATCAGCCAGTGAGCCCTTTGAAGTGCCTCCCAGAATCACTAAATTGGCCTCGGACAGAATGGTGTTTCCATTGTCCTTAATGCATGCCAACAATTATGTATCAAAGCGTGTTGTTCTTATTGGTGATGCTGCACATACTGTTCATCCATTAGCTGGTCAAGGAGTGAACCTGGGTTTTGGAGATGCAAATTCTCTTTCAAAAGTCATTGCTGAAGGTGTTGCTGTGGGATCTGACATTGGAGAG ATGACGCTTTTGAAGAGATATGAATCAGAAAGGAAAGCCGCGAATATTGCAATGATGGCCATTCTTGATGGCTTTCAGAAGGCATATTCCATTGACTTTGGGCCTCTAAATGTGTTGCGTGCTGCTGCCTTTCATGGAGTCAACTACATCTCACCCCTGAAGAAGAATATCATTTCTTATGCTTCAGGCGAGCAGAGACTTCCAATTTTTACATGA
- the LOC113734421 gene encoding uncharacterized protein isoform X2 has translation MNRAIVRRITPSIRTWRSTLKTFCSDTSEKLHGSHGDKAVTDSTDNVPQYDVAIVGGGMVGMALACSLASMPLTKHLNVAIIDSNPALLARDSIKKEDAPDPRVSTVTPATISFFKGMGAWQYVQLHRHAFFDRMQVWDYTGLAYTRYSARDVGKAVLGCVVENKVLQRSLLSCMEDSDVKKKIYPSRLNSMTLHKSSLISGTDSISSKPSGSLAKLNLSNGDCLYAKLVVGADGSKSHVRNLAGISTTGWKYPQNAIICTVEHTEDSRCAWQRFLRTGPIALLPMGDNYSNIVWTMDPQQAADRRSMNETDFLKAVNDALDDGHGPHPQSERMGGGGILAWLRSDETSSASEPFEVPPRITKLASDRMVFPLSLMHANNYVSKRVVLIGDAAHTVHPLAGQGVNLGFGDANSLSKVIAEGVAVGSDIGEMTLLKRYESERKAANIAMMAILDGFQKAYSIDFGPLNVLRAAAFHGVNYISPLKKNIISYASGEQRLPIFT, from the exons ATGAACAG GGCAATTGTTAGGAGAATTACGCCTAGTATCCGTACATGGAGATCCACCCTGAAAACTTTCTGTAGTGATACAAGTGAAAAGTTACATGGTTCACACGGTGACAAAGCAGTTACA GACTCAACCGACAATGTTCCTCAATATGATGTTGCTATTGTTGGGGGTGGCATGGTTGGCATGGCTCTTGCTTGCTCCTTGG CTAGCATGCCATTgacaaaacatctgaatgttgCCATAATTGATAGCAATCCTGCACTTCTGGCCAGAGATAGCATCAAAAAAGAGGACGCTCCAGATCCAAGGGTCAGTACAGTGACGCCTGCAACTATATCTTTCTTCAAAG GTATGGGTGCATGGCAGTATGTTCAACTGCATCGGCATGCCTTTTTTGATAGGATGCAG GTTTGGGATTATACTGGTCTTGCATATACAAGGTACAGTGCGCGAGATGTTGGTAAAGCTGTCCTCGG GTGTGTCGTGGAGAACAAAGTGCTTCAAAGATCTTTGTTATCATGCATGGAG GACTCAGATGTCAAGAAGAAAATATATCCTTCTAGATTGAATTCAATGACACTACATAAAAGCTCCTTGATATCGGGAACAGACAGCATATCATCAAAACCTTCTGGAAGTTTAGCTAAGCTGAACCTGAGCAATGGTGATTGTTTGTATGCAAAGTTGGTG GTGGGAGCTGATGGATCAAAATCACATGTCAGGAATTTGGCAGGAATTAGTACAACGGGGTGGAAATACCCCCAAAATGCAATTATCTGTACTGTAGAGCATACAGAAGATAGCAGGTGTGCTTGGCAGAGGTTTCTGCGTACTGGGCCCATTGCCCTTCTGCCGATGGGTGATAATTACAGCAACATTGTTTGGACAATGGACCCCCAACAAGCTGCGGATCGCAGATCAATGAATGAGACTGATTTTTTAAAAGCAGTTAATGATGCTTTGGATGATGGACATGGTCCGCATCCTCAATCTGAACGAATGGGAGGTGGAGGAATATTGGCTTGGCTAAGATCCGACGAGACATCATCAGCCAGTGAGCCCTTTGAAGTGCCTCCCAGAATCACTAAATTGGCCTCGGACAGAATGGTGTTTCCATTGTCCTTAATGCATGCCAACAATTATGTATCAAAGCGTGTTGTTCTTATTGGTGATGCTGCACATACTGTTCATCCATTAGCTGGTCAAGGAGTGAACCTGGGTTTTGGAGATGCAAATTCTCTTTCAAAAGTCATTGCTGAAGGTGTTGCTGTGGGATCTGACATTGGAGAG ATGACGCTTTTGAAGAGATATGAATCAGAAAGGAAAGCCGCGAATATTGCAATGATGGCCATTCTTGATGGCTTTCAGAAGGCATATTCCATTGACTTTGGGCCTCTAAATGTGTTGCGTGCTGCTGCCTTTCATGGAGTCAACTACATCTCACCCCTGAAGAAGAATATCATTTCTTATGCTTCAGGCGAGCAGAGACTTCCAATTTTTACATGA
- the LOC113734421 gene encoding uncharacterized protein isoform X3, which produces MVHTVTKQLQTQPTMFLNMMLLLLGVAWLAWLLLAPWLLKCSAASMPLTKHLNVAIIDSNPALLARDSIKKEDAPDPRVSTVTPATISFFKGMGAWQYVQLHRHAFFDRMQVWDYTGLAYTRYSARDVGKAVLGCVVENKVLQRSLLSCMEDSDVKKKIYPSRLNSMTLHKSSLISGTDSISSKPSGSLAKLNLSNGDCLYAKLVVGADGSKSHVRNLAGISTTGWKYPQNAIICTVEHTEDSRCAWQRFLRTGPIALLPMGDNYSNIVWTMDPQQAADRRSMNETDFLKAVNDALDDGHGPHPQSERMGGGGILAWLRSDETSSASEPFEVPPRITKLASDRMVFPLSLMHANNYVSKRVVLIGDAAHTVHPLAGQGVNLGFGDANSLSKVIAEGVAVGSDIGEMTLLKRYESERKAANIAMMAILDGFQKAYSIDFGPLNVLRAAAFHGVNYISPLKKNIISYASGEQRLPIFT; this is translated from the exons ATGGTTCACACGGTGACAAAGCAGTTACA GACTCAACCGACAATGTTCCTCAATATGATGTTGCTATTGTTGGGGGTGGCATGGTTGGCATGGCTCTTGCTTGCTCCTTGG TTGTTAAAATGTTCTGCAGCTAGCATGCCATTgacaaaacatctgaatgttgCCATAATTGATAGCAATCCTGCACTTCTGGCCAGAGATAGCATCAAAAAAGAGGACGCTCCAGATCCAAGGGTCAGTACAGTGACGCCTGCAACTATATCTTTCTTCAAAG GTATGGGTGCATGGCAGTATGTTCAACTGCATCGGCATGCCTTTTTTGATAGGATGCAG GTTTGGGATTATACTGGTCTTGCATATACAAGGTACAGTGCGCGAGATGTTGGTAAAGCTGTCCTCGG GTGTGTCGTGGAGAACAAAGTGCTTCAAAGATCTTTGTTATCATGCATGGAG GACTCAGATGTCAAGAAGAAAATATATCCTTCTAGATTGAATTCAATGACACTACATAAAAGCTCCTTGATATCGGGAACAGACAGCATATCATCAAAACCTTCTGGAAGTTTAGCTAAGCTGAACCTGAGCAATGGTGATTGTTTGTATGCAAAGTTGGTG GTGGGAGCTGATGGATCAAAATCACATGTCAGGAATTTGGCAGGAATTAGTACAACGGGGTGGAAATACCCCCAAAATGCAATTATCTGTACTGTAGAGCATACAGAAGATAGCAGGTGTGCTTGGCAGAGGTTTCTGCGTACTGGGCCCATTGCCCTTCTGCCGATGGGTGATAATTACAGCAACATTGTTTGGACAATGGACCCCCAACAAGCTGCGGATCGCAGATCAATGAATGAGACTGATTTTTTAAAAGCAGTTAATGATGCTTTGGATGATGGACATGGTCCGCATCCTCAATCTGAACGAATGGGAGGTGGAGGAATATTGGCTTGGCTAAGATCCGACGAGACATCATCAGCCAGTGAGCCCTTTGAAGTGCCTCCCAGAATCACTAAATTGGCCTCGGACAGAATGGTGTTTCCATTGTCCTTAATGCATGCCAACAATTATGTATCAAAGCGTGTTGTTCTTATTGGTGATGCTGCACATACTGTTCATCCATTAGCTGGTCAAGGAGTGAACCTGGGTTTTGGAGATGCAAATTCTCTTTCAAAAGTCATTGCTGAAGGTGTTGCTGTGGGATCTGACATTGGAGAG ATGACGCTTTTGAAGAGATATGAATCAGAAAGGAAAGCCGCGAATATTGCAATGATGGCCATTCTTGATGGCTTTCAGAAGGCATATTCCATTGACTTTGGGCCTCTAAATGTGTTGCGTGCTGCTGCCTTTCATGGAGTCAACTACATCTCACCCCTGAAGAAGAATATCATTTCTTATGCTTCAGGCGAGCAGAGACTTCCAATTTTTACATGA
- the LOC113734421 gene encoding uncharacterized protein isoform X4, whose translation MFLNMMLLLLGVAWLAWLLLAPWLLKCSAASMPLTKHLNVAIIDSNPALLARDSIKKEDAPDPRVSTVTPATISFFKGMGAWQYVQLHRHAFFDRMQVWDYTGLAYTRYSARDVGKAVLGCVVENKVLQRSLLSCMEDSDVKKKIYPSRLNSMTLHKSSLISGTDSISSKPSGSLAKLNLSNGDCLYAKLVVGADGSKSHVRNLAGISTTGWKYPQNAIICTVEHTEDSRCAWQRFLRTGPIALLPMGDNYSNIVWTMDPQQAADRRSMNETDFLKAVNDALDDGHGPHPQSERMGGGGILAWLRSDETSSASEPFEVPPRITKLASDRMVFPLSLMHANNYVSKRVVLIGDAAHTVHPLAGQGVNLGFGDANSLSKVIAEGVAVGSDIGEMTLLKRYESERKAANIAMMAILDGFQKAYSIDFGPLNVLRAAAFHGVNYISPLKKNIISYASGEQRLPIFT comes from the exons ATGTTCCTCAATATGATGTTGCTATTGTTGGGGGTGGCATGGTTGGCATGGCTCTTGCTTGCTCCTTGG TTGTTAAAATGTTCTGCAGCTAGCATGCCATTgacaaaacatctgaatgttgCCATAATTGATAGCAATCCTGCACTTCTGGCCAGAGATAGCATCAAAAAAGAGGACGCTCCAGATCCAAGGGTCAGTACAGTGACGCCTGCAACTATATCTTTCTTCAAAG GTATGGGTGCATGGCAGTATGTTCAACTGCATCGGCATGCCTTTTTTGATAGGATGCAG GTTTGGGATTATACTGGTCTTGCATATACAAGGTACAGTGCGCGAGATGTTGGTAAAGCTGTCCTCGG GTGTGTCGTGGAGAACAAAGTGCTTCAAAGATCTTTGTTATCATGCATGGAG GACTCAGATGTCAAGAAGAAAATATATCCTTCTAGATTGAATTCAATGACACTACATAAAAGCTCCTTGATATCGGGAACAGACAGCATATCATCAAAACCTTCTGGAAGTTTAGCTAAGCTGAACCTGAGCAATGGTGATTGTTTGTATGCAAAGTTGGTG GTGGGAGCTGATGGATCAAAATCACATGTCAGGAATTTGGCAGGAATTAGTACAACGGGGTGGAAATACCCCCAAAATGCAATTATCTGTACTGTAGAGCATACAGAAGATAGCAGGTGTGCTTGGCAGAGGTTTCTGCGTACTGGGCCCATTGCCCTTCTGCCGATGGGTGATAATTACAGCAACATTGTTTGGACAATGGACCCCCAACAAGCTGCGGATCGCAGATCAATGAATGAGACTGATTTTTTAAAAGCAGTTAATGATGCTTTGGATGATGGACATGGTCCGCATCCTCAATCTGAACGAATGGGAGGTGGAGGAATATTGGCTTGGCTAAGATCCGACGAGACATCATCAGCCAGTGAGCCCTTTGAAGTGCCTCCCAGAATCACTAAATTGGCCTCGGACAGAATGGTGTTTCCATTGTCCTTAATGCATGCCAACAATTATGTATCAAAGCGTGTTGTTCTTATTGGTGATGCTGCACATACTGTTCATCCATTAGCTGGTCAAGGAGTGAACCTGGGTTTTGGAGATGCAAATTCTCTTTCAAAAGTCATTGCTGAAGGTGTTGCTGTGGGATCTGACATTGGAGAG ATGACGCTTTTGAAGAGATATGAATCAGAAAGGAAAGCCGCGAATATTGCAATGATGGCCATTCTTGATGGCTTTCAGAAGGCATATTCCATTGACTTTGGGCCTCTAAATGTGTTGCGTGCTGCTGCCTTTCATGGAGTCAACTACATCTCACCCCTGAAGAAGAATATCATTTCTTATGCTTCAGGCGAGCAGAGACTTCCAATTTTTACATGA